The region GACCCCACTTTCCAGCAGGTTCTAGAGCTGCTTACCTACAGGCGAGTGTACGCGCTGGATCGCATTGATCGGCAAAGTAATACCTTGGGCTGGTATATTTTCTGTCGTTCATGCGATAAGCATGTGATAGACTATATTGGTTCTATTGTGGCATCAACTACCGGAAGCGAGCAAGAGCAAGTTTGTCGGATTCTTTACTCGAGCGTGGTTGTGTCGCCAATTCGCCTACAGGCTATGGGTTCTCTGCGATTGCGATCTACTCCGTCGTTGTAATCGTTTGAGACTTTTGGGTGTGGTAGTTTCGGGCTGTCCACAGCTTCACTTCCCAATCCTCAAACCCTTTTCCATCCTCGTCCACGTCAATGCAGACCGCCATTTGCCATCACTGCTGCACACATAATTCAACCTCGTCCCCAAGATCCGGAATAAAGCCAAAGTTAAAACTCAATAATACCGACAACCACCGTACATAGACACCACTTCGATAATAACCGCATAAACAACGAAGATCACCGCCTTCCCCGACACTTATATCACGCCGGGTCAGTTATATCAGCTCCAGGGTACCTGTCTAGCCCTGATCCAAACGGTGAAATTATCCCGATCCCGATCCCGCGTCTCTGCATATCGTGCAAACGGCCAAGCGCCCACCAGCCAACTAAGCCAACCAAGCTAGCCCCAATCCAAATCCAGACAGAGACGGGAACTTGACGCCCCTCCCGTCGCCGCGAGACGATAATCATGACCCCGTAACCGCTAGACCTGCTCGTCACTGGTAAGTCCCGTCCCGTGTCCCCCACTGTCAAGTGTTTTCGATTAAAAACTTCGCGGTTGTGGCTGCGACTGCGGCTTCGCGTTCGGAATTGGCCGGGCCTGCATTGTGATAGGTAGGATGGGGCTGGGCGCCACATATGTACTGACATAATATCCGAGTTCCCAAGGCCGTGGAACCGAGAGCTGCAAACGATGATCTTTGGGGTCAGGATTTGAACTGGGGGTGATTGTTTGGGAGAAGGATGAGCTGGGATAAGAGAGCTAGCAAGGCATTCGGGTTCCCGCTACTATTGCAGATGGCATGGTTGCCGGAGCGCTCCTTTTGCCTCACTGCCGTTCTCTCCGCACGGGTTTGCTTTTCTCACCTGATCGATCTTTTATATTCTGATTCATGTACAAGCCTGGAGCTGGTATCTTGCAGGAAAATCCCTCTCGTTTTGTTTTTACTTTTGTCGTTTTTGTGCTATACGTTTGAGTCAAGTGTGGTTGAGCCGACAGACGAGTTTTCTTCAGTATCTTGCGTAATCGTACTTCGTCGACAAAATCATGGCGCCGGCGCCTACCTCCTGGCCTATGGCTCTGTCCGTCTTGATACCCTTACCGTTCGACATCATCTCCACCGTGCTGCGCTTCTGGATCCGGTATAAGAGGAAGGCGTGGGGTCCAGATGATTGGGCTATGCTGGTTAACTTGGTAAGTTTTTACGTGCTTGTCACAACTTCAGGATACAGATGCTGACCTCGATGTGAACGTTCAGCCGTTGTGGACGGTGAGCACCGTAGCTACGATTGCCATGTCGTTTAGTGGAATCGGTCAGAAGGATGCTACGCTGAGCACCTTTCAGTACTCAAATTCTTTGAGGGTATGTGTATCTGTCCCTATCTTATTTTGCAAGAGACGCTGCTGACACTAAGGCTAGTGGTTTTACATCTTCCAAGAGCCGTGGTGCTTCACCCTGGTTGCCATCAAAGTCAGCATCGGCTTCGCTCTTATCAGAATCGCGAGCGGCAAGAAATggtagactccgcaacaatcaattcaatccggtcactctcctagacccacttacctatctaggtagggcttaaactcctataggtaactactaggcttaaagcggtaatcaatcaatccaatctgaaccttctaggacccacttaattgattgttgcggactgtgagAAATGGATTGAATATGTCATTTACATGTCTATGTTCTGCAACTTCGTCGTCATGGGTGGAACGGGATTCTATCTGTTTTTCCAATGTCGGCCTGTGCAGTATGTTCACACCTTTCTCAGATTCCTTTCGATGCACACTTCCTGTATCGTGTTTAACACTGCGGCGGCTTGACTAACAACCCAACGACAGGAAGAATTGGACCCCTACAATGGAAGGTGAATGCAACGACCGCAACATCCAAACCGTCCTCTCCTACGCCGTCGCCGTCGTGTCAATCTCCACAGACTGGATATTCGCCACCCTCCCCATCTTCCTCCTTTGGAACGTGCAACTAGACTGGCGCGTCAAAGGCTCAGTCATGCTCATGCTAGGCCTAGGAGTATTGTGAGTAGCATATCTTCCCAGCACCACTCACTCTCCCTCACTAACAACCAAACCCAGCGCTTCCATCGCCCCCATTGTCCGCCTTAAATATCTAATCGGCCTAAACGACAGCACCCGCCTCCTCCAAAATCTCGGCAACATCCTCGCCTGGGCATCCGCAGAGATGAACGTCGGAATGTTCGTCGCAAACCTACCCGCCTGCCACCCCCTGCTCAAACACGCAATCTCCCAGTTCTCCTCCTGGACAGGCGGCAGCGGTTCCCGTAGTCTCTCGTACGGCAAATCGAAAAAACTCGGTGCCCAGCGCTTGTCGCGGGATCCGGCGTCGAAGCACTGGGTCGAGCTTGAGGAGCAGCCTGATGACGGTAGGGGTTGTAACGGCGGAGGAACAAAGGGGTCAAAGGGATCACCGGGCGTTGAGACGAGGATTTATGGCGAGCTGGATACCACGGTTAGGGGTAGTATGGATGGCGGTGATGATGGTAGTGGGAGGATGACGGTTGAGGGGGTGCGGAGGGATGGAATGCATGTTAGTGTGCATAGAGAGATTAAGATGGAGGTTAATCATTGGGGCAGGTCCCAGGACACGGTTTGAAAACGGACATTGAGGAGATACGTTCGAGGAGATTAATGTATTTAGTTTTTTGGACTCTGGTTAAACATTACTACTCATACGCCGTGTAGCTGAAAGCAAATATCGATGTGATTGAGTTAGCTGGTGATAGAAGCACTGAGTTTGCGATTATTCTTGGGAAGTCATTGGGGGATGGTAGTGTGGTGTTTGCTAAGACTGGGAAAAGCATCTTTGGGGGAGGTAGAAAAGGAGAGAGTAGATGAAGACGTCGATGCAACATTTGAGCATACTATTTATCTGTCCATGTCTCTACCAACAAGTTGTCTATCAAGCTTCTCACATAGAGTTGTGTCTGTAGTGATGTGATGTTGCGTTGGTGATTCTACCATTGAGCTGCAGAATTCAATCGATGCTACACTATGATAACTATAACTACGATTGGTCACTCCATGTATCAGCCCCAACAATTTTTCTTGTCCCGATCGTGACACAGCTCACAGCTTCGGACTTCGGACTTGACTTTTCTTCCACGCTGCACCCCCAACAGCCTCAATCGCTGGGGACATCCTGCATTTCGACGCCACAGACGTTGCTATGCATATCTTTAAAGTTTATCCATATTGCAAATTGTGGACCGAGTGCAGATGCCGATGTGGAGAAACCTTGCGCCCTCTCTCCGACGTGGGGTACTGGGCGGGGCCGAGGGTTGGGGTGAGAACATCAGGTAAGGCTTGCGAGCATGTTGTTTACATGGAAGGAATCAAGAGATGTTTCTTTTAAGGTTTGGTAACAGGTGGAGAATTCAGGGCATTTATGGCATCTATCAGTGCACATGGTGGTTTTGTGTTACTGCCGAAAGATGTAGCAGAGACTGGATCGGATACGCCCTGCTCCAGGGTATGGTTTCACAAAACATTCGTGCTGGGGATATTGCGGAAGCCGGTATTTGGAAAACAAGATTCTCGGAACTCTGAATATTCCAGTCACGGATGTGGGACGAGTACGACAACATTTCGGGTGATGTTTAGGTAGTTTATACGATTGCAGACCGTAGTGCTATTCATTGTGTTAACACTGAATCGCCCAAGTATTGTAAATGCGCATCACCAAGTGATAAAAAACTTTCAGAACTTTTCTAGTAGCATAACGTAAAGTATAGTTAAGCAAATATTTTCTCTCCTGACATGGCCTCAGGAAACAAGGTAGTCGCCTTGATCGATATGTAGCTCATCTGCTACCCGTCCTTCAAGATTAAAATATTAATATTCTGTAGGCTTTGGTGTAATGGGCTACCCAATGGCTCTCAACCTACGCAAAGGTCTCGATTCCTCTCACACACTCCTTATATGCGACATTTCGATTCCGGTGCTCGAAAAGTTCCAGAAAGATGCCCAAGGGCTTGGACCAGTGGAAGTTGTAAAAACAGGATATGACGCAGTACAAAGAGCAGACACAGTAATCACCATGCTTCCCGACTCGAATGCCGTGAAATAGGTATACCTAGACCTCACGATGGGCATCATAGCCGGTGCAGAAAACGCATCCAGCACCACTGATGCCACCAAACTAATAATGGAATGCGGAACCATCGAAACAGCAACCATCCTCGAAGTTGCAAAAGCAGCCGAAGACTCCCGCGTAAGTAAACAGCTGACCTCTATCGGTATACCCGTTTCAGGCAGACCGATAGGCACCCAAGATGGTACACTAGCATTCATGGCGGGAACGAACAACAAGGCCATTTCCCCCATGGTGAAGTCATACCTAAGCCACATGGGTAAACCAGACGCGATATTCCTGTACGGAGACATTGGAGCAGGCACAGCATTCAAAGTCATCAACAACTGCCTCAGTGCCATCACCTCGCTCGCCGCCTCCGAGGCACTCAACATCGGGTCGAAAATGGGGTTGGGCGTTGCCCTCTTGACGGGCGTTATCAATGTATCGGGTGGACAGTGTTGGGTGACCAGTAAGAGCAATCTCGCTCCTGGTATACAGGCCGATATACCCAGTTCGAGAGGGTATGAGGGCGGCTTTAGGATTGAGCTGTGCGCAAAGGTGCTGGGCATGGGCAGTCAATTGGCCGAGATGGTTGGTGCGAGGACGGTATTAGATAAACCTACTTTGGAGGCGTTTGGGGAGGCGATGGCGGATGAGAGATACAAGGGAAAGGATGCTAGGGTTGTGTACAAATGGTTGAATGAGAGCGAGCGGAAGTAGGTGGGGACGATCGTGTAGTCTGCCGAAGGGTGTCTGGGTATCTTCCACTTTTGAGAGCAGTTTCATTACAGATCATTTCAGGATTAATTAACGAAAATACTACGAGGCATGCGAAATAGAAACAATGGTGAAAAGCGCTTACGGACCAACTGTTTTAGTCACGTGACAAGCCCTTTCACCGTCCAAGTGTAGCCACTCACGCATGACCTTTACTCCGCATATAAATAATTATTCATATAACCAGTTACAAGCTTATATTCGACATCTCCTGGTCCAAAACCTCCAATCCCACATCCAATGTACTGATACTTAGTAATGTCGCCAGCTCCATAACCTCCATGAGTTCTTCCTTGGTACCTCCAAGATCAAGCACATTCCTTATATGCAGTCTCAACCCCGGCGAGTACATATGTGTAGCCGACGCATCAAATGCACAGTATATCAGCTCTTTGACCTTTGGTTCCAACACACCCTTTCCACCCTCATTAGTCCACGGCACCGAACTAAACTCTGTATACGCTTTGAAAAAATCGGGCGCGAGTACAAGCATTTGCTCCCACATTTTGTGCCAGTAGCCGCGTTTAGCTTCGAAGTCGGCTTTTAGAGCGAGTTGGTGAGGGCTCATGGTTGCGATGTCTTCTGGTAAGGCTTCGCCGCGTTCCTCGAGGACTTCGAATAGGAGAGGCAGACCGGTGGTAGCAGCGTGTATGCCAAGGGCACTTGTAAGACAGAGTGTTTCGACGATTTCCTCACGTGTAGCACCTGCGGCTAGAGCGGCGCGTGTGTGTCGATGGATGTTGGGGAGATGCAGATGCGTCGATGCTGCACTCACGGCGAGAGAGATCAGAGCTTGGATTTTGGGTGAGAGATGACTGGTCTTTTTCGGTGCTGCTGTTAGGCGTACAGACGCAGCGAACATCTCTGGTGAGTGAATGAGCATTCTAGCCCAAGATTCGTCAAATGCTGCGCTACCGAACTCGGCATCAAAAAcctccttgagcttcttTTGTTCTGGTGTGAAAACCATCTCGAACCGTTATACCACAAGCAGGTTGGCGAATTACGGTGAGAGTAATGGGTTGTGCGTGTTCGATGTCCTGTAAGGGGTAGTGTCGTCGCAAAGATTTCGCAGTGTCGGACTATTACTGCTTAGTTCATTCACACGCTGGGGTCTATCTAGTGGCTAATCCCATTGATACGTATGCCTAAGCGATCCTCGCTGGCCAAACTGTATTTTGTATACGATTTTCAGTCAGCAGCTGGGAACTTCGGGTCGGCGCGGACCCCCCGAAATTGTAGTCTCAGATTATTGCGCCAATTACGAGACCCCACTTTCCCCGCTCGTATTAACGCTCGTGCTAAGGGGGGGCGTAGGGATCGACGTCCCACATCACTGAAGGACTTGGACTTGTAGTCAGGCCAATACCGTTGGTGGGCCTGATGTTGAGCGCAGGAATGATCATACTTGCTTGTGAAAAGGCATGATCCTGATTGTTCAGGTTCATCCTGACATTCATAGTTGATGTTGCTCCGAACAGCTCACTCCCTAGTCAGCGCCGAAATATCTCACCTTGTTGGCCGGGTTATCGTCCCACTCGATATCGTGCGCAAAAATAACCTCGACTCCCTTCTGCTCTAAAATTCTTATCCTCTCAATCGTCTCTTCGGCTACTTTTCGATCAGCGTGGATGCAGCAAGTGTGCCCATTTGAATCATTCCATTCCCCGATCGCTTTCTCGCCGGTTAGCAGTCGTCTATCGTGGCAAGCATCGCCGCCCATGTAAATTTGGTGGCTTTCCGATGTCCTTGCGAGAAGGTTGATGTGACCCGGAAGATGACCGGGTGCATTGACGATTAACAGTGATCCGTCGTTGAAGACATCCAGAACATGTGGGAGATGGCCATGCGCACGCCATGAGCCTCTGAAGCTGACATCACCCGGTAACCTGCTCGGGCAGTCTTTGTTTTGTGTATCGGCCGAAGGTTCCGATAACTCAACAGTCCGTTCCCGTGGCAAGAGATTGCTTTCAAAGAAGGAGTGGCCTCCGCGAAAAGATATGGAAGCTCCATCCAGCAGAGCAAGTGCTCCATGACCGACGATAAAGGTGGATTTTGGGAAGTCTCGAGGCTCGCCGATGTGGTCCCAATGTACCTATCGCCACCGTGTTATTCGCCACTCTAAGACATAAGCATATCATATGGCTTACATGCGAGTATATCACATAGTCGATATCATCAGGAGAGAGGCCACCCTTTGCAAGACTCTTGACAACGTCTGGGTCCGTGGTGATTGGCTGCCTTGTTTCAAGGTGCTGTTGTATCGGCATTGCATACTCCTTCACATCCTTTCTTATTCCAAGATCAAAGACGATACGCGTCCGTTCTCCAGTGGTTTGATTGATATGCTGTATCAAAAACGCTAGAGATGGGACAATTCGGCGGGCGTTCGGGGAGGCGGGGTGGACAAATTGGTACTCTGGAAGTGAGAAGTAGCCACACGACAAGGCGTGCACTGTGACAAAGGACGTTATCTGGTACCTAGAGCAATGAAATGTACCGTTGGAAGGTGGTTGatgcctcatactgatgaTTATCAGGTCCGAAAAACTGTATCTAGGTAGCGGGCAGGAAATCGAAGTGGTAGGACGTTTGAAAGACAGGATGCTGAAGGGCTATACACATCCCAAAAACTGGAAATTGAAAGGTTCAGCATGTGAAATCTGTCCGGTATAATATTCGTCCATGGTGTGTAGGCTTGCATGAACGCCACAGCCCCGAGAATGGGGTAAGAAGAACTACCGATAATATGTTGGAGTAGCGTACCCCACTTTGTTAGCCGCCGACCGCTCACAACGCGTATGTTGGCGCAGTTTACTTTAGGACACTGTCGAAGCTAGTAGTGTCACAAACCTGCCAGTTGTGTCGTACCGACATATCTCCCACCTCAGCCCTAACGGCTCGCCTTTTCAAACACAAAGATGTCGCGACCTGACCAATGGAAGAAGCTAGGGTTCATTGGCCTTGGAGCCATGGGCAGACCAATGATGTCTCACCTTGCAAGAAAGCTACCGGCGGACTCGAACATATGGGTCTATGATGTGGTAGAAGACTTGATAGATGAAACGTGTACAGAATTCCCCGATCGTGTGTTCAAGGCAAAAAGCGTAAAGGATGTCGCAATACAAGCTGTATATCAACCCTGTACTGCACGAAACAAAGGCTGATGGATATACAGGATACAATCATAACCATGGTGCCCGAAGGCGCGCATGTGCGCTCTGTGTATCTTGATCCCGAGAATGGCGTGTGCAGCACTGATATTTCGAACAAGCTTCTCATCGACTGCTCCACGATAGACACGGCGACAAGTTTGGCTGTCAAAGACCACATCTCCGAAGAATTCCCATCGGCTTTATTCTACGATTCTCCTGTCAGTGGCGGTGTCATAGGAGCTGTCAAAGGCACGATCGCCTTTTTCTTGGGCTGCGCGGAGTCAGACCCGAACATAGAGCGGCTCACGTATCTTATGGGGCTCATGGGTGGTCAAGTCATACCTTGCGGTGGACCGTCACTCGGCCTCGCCGCGAAGCTATCGAACAACTACCTCTCTGGCGTAATTGCGATAGCTTGCTCGGAAGCTTTCGACATGGGAATGCGCAGTGGGCTGGATCCTCGTACTTTGGCCAAGGTGTACGCCGCAGGTACTGCTCAAAATACCATTTGCGACAAGTTTTGTCCTGTACCGCATGTTTATCCCGAAGCTCCATCTTCAGGGGGATGGAAACAAGGCTTCAAGGTACAATTGATGCGAAAAGATTTTGGATTGGCCGTGGACATGGCGAAACGCGTAGGGGCACGGAACGTGTTGGGTGACGTTGGTTTGGAAACGTATGACGGCGCTGCCAAAGATGCCCGTTGCAGGGATCTAGACTCTCGTGTGGTTTACCGCTATCTGGGTGGTAGGGAGGATTGGCAACCCAAGTCCAACGGAGCGTGATCGGCAGGTGGAGGCAAAACGTTGCGTCATTTTCTCGTTGGGTGTGCATACAATGTAGATAGATGATGTGGGTGAGGGCTGGAGAAGTTGGGGAAGTTTGGGGTAGTGGGGGCTCGGCTGtgaatcaaccatgttcCGGCGGGGCCTACGTGCTCCCATGCAAAAATTCTTCTGTTCAACAACATCCATCTTGCAAGTTCCTTTGGGCTCAAGCTCCGCACAAAGTTTGTTAGGCCTTGCAGTGTCTAAGCCACCAGATCTGCTGCCCGTCTTACGACCGACCGATCGATCGCCGAATATGTCGACCGATCCGAAATATGATGAGCTGCATAAGCAACTCTTTGAAGAGGGGCTCAAAGTAAGACGGAGTGTCGTGGGCGATGAATACGTTAACCGTGCACTGGAGAATGGCTCGACCGAGTTCTCACGAGCTGGTCAGGAGCTCGTCACGGAGATGTGCTGGGGCTATGCTTGGACGAGGCCAGGGCTGGACAAGAAACAGAGGAGCTTGATCAATATCGGTATGCTCATGGCACTCAACCGCGCCCCTGAGCTGGCGGTTCACGTCCGGGGGGCTAGGAACAACGGACTGTCGGAGCTTGAAATCCGGGAGGCAATTATCCACGCGACAACATACTGCGGCGTGCCGGCTGGCGTCGACGCGATGAAAACGGCTGAAAAGGTTTTGAACGAAATGGCTGAGAAGGGTGAGATGCCGCGTGAATTGGGCAACAGAAGCGAACGGGCGTGATGATGGAAGGTGGCGCGTTGCGTGGCGTCAGGCTCGGAAGGATCCTGCCGGGCTACCGACAGCAGGTTCGACAGCTGTATCAGACTTCATCGACACCATCAGCCAGTCAGTGATGCATTGCAATGTAAAATCATTTACAATAATTGTGTTCTTGAATTCCTAAACATTGAAGACAGAACACGTGCGGCCGAGGCTGGCGCAGACGGGCCGGGAGTATGATTGGCAGTATTGTCGCTTCACCCCGCATATGAGCCGTCTCATCTCCGCACTTCATTCTCTTCCCCACACTCGCACGCATCTTTGTGAGACACGACTCGACAGTGGCCAGGCTGTCTCCAGCTCCTTGATGCTGCACCAATATTGAATACCACTAACCGACCAATCGCAAGTAGGCGTAGTGTGGACGCGAGGTACGATTGGCACTCGATGGAGACAGCCACCAACGACGAGCATGTCCCACAGCAAGCTCAGTCTGGAAAAAAGGAGAAGCGGTTTCAATGCTCACACTGCCAAAGGGCCTTTGCCAGGCTCGAGCACCTACAGCGCCACGAGCGCATTCGTAAGTCGTACGGCACGAATGGCGAGCCATCTCTGACATGTGTCAAGATAGCGGTGTGAAGCCTTTTCGGTGCTCGGAATGTAGCTATTCATTCACTCGCAGGTAAGATACGTCTCCTTTTCCAATTCCAATAGCTTATCTTTGGTTTCAAGTGATCTACTCGTCCGCCATGAGCGACTCACTCATCGCAAGGATCAGAACAACCAGCAGAACCAGCAGAACCAACAACAAAATCCGACTGAGAGAGTTCCCAGTCCAGCTGAAACTCGAACACTAAAACGCATGCGCCAAAGTTTCGATGCCGGTTCCAGACGTCCAGTGCCAGAGATACCCAGTATGATGTCCTCGCCTGCCATGCTGGACATGCAGTCCTCTCAACACCAGCCTGAGATGTCACATGCCTCGATGACTTTTGGCCAAAACAGTGGATACTCCCTGACAGCTCTATCTATGGCTGCCGAGTATCAGGCACTTCAAGGTAGTATGGAAAACGGAACGGCCCATGATGCGATGCCGACACCGATGCCTTCACAGCCTGCACCCGTTGCTGGCACGTCGCATTTCCCACACACGATAATATCTACAGAACATGCCGCTCAGATGTACGAGTCTACGTTTGGGGAATCTCTGGATAGTCTCACCTCGTTTCTTGATAGCGAGCCTTTGAACTCGTACCATTTCGCGTCCCTAATCAACACCGAGCAACCCATGCCATTCTTCTCCCCGGATTCATTTGCATATAGCCATCAAGCAATGTCTGAGACTGAGAGGGTAATAGGCCATACACCTAACTGGCGACAAGCTCATGTGGATGAAGCTCCCTCACTCTCTCGTTTCGGATCTCGTTTTCCTTCCTTACAGCCAGAAGATGTTGCACCCGAGGAGCCTACACACAAGCGATCACTTGCGGATTTATCACACGAAGATCGCCAGAAGATGATTGAGATGCTCAATCAATTTTCCTCTGTTATTCCCGCAGACTTCGTCCTGCCAACCCGCTTGGCATTATGCAGATATATCGCTGCATATATCAACGGCTTCCACGAACACATGCCATTTCTTCACCTGCCTACCATGTCTGTGGATACATGCTCGATCGAATTGCTTCTAGCATTGGCAGCCGTCGGTGCCCAATACACATTCGAAGGTGAAAAGGGTGTTGAACTATTCAACATCAGCAGAGCGATTGCTACGCATCGTATCAGGAAACGCGATACAAGATTAGTGCAGCTTCAGTATCAATCCGAGTCAGATTACTCATCGCCGCGCGATGGCGATTCCCAAGGACGTACTCCCCAGCGTAAGAGCTCCGTCTCGGGACCGCTGGGCTTGCCATCTGACACAGATTCTCCTCTCGGCGAAGATCTCATGCAGACAGCGCAGGCTCTCCTTTTACTGATGGCGCTATGCACCTGGGCCAAACATAGGGAAATTCTCAGAGAAGCTCTCGCCATCCAGAGTATCCTAGCCACACTCATCCGAGACGATGGGTTAGACATTGAGCCCCTTCACGAAGACATTTCATGGACAGATTGGGTCCGACGGGAAACAGTGAAGAGAACAAAGTTCATTGTTTACGGCTTTTCCAATCTGCATTGCATTGTCTACAACATTCCGCCTTTTATGTTGACAAGCGAAGTTAAGCTTCCGCTTCCCTGTACCGCAGCGGAGTTCAAAGCATCGACTGAGGCTTCCTGGAAGGAGGCCAGAAAAAAGAGTACACCAGAAGTACTCTTCCAAGATGCCCTGAAGCGTTTGTTCAGCAGACAAGGCCGAGATGTTACAGAGTACAACTCCTCGTCTGGAA is a window of Pyrenophora tritici-repentis strain M4 chromosome 2, whole genome shotgun sequence DNA encoding:
- a CDS encoding Herpes-BLLF1 domain containing protein, which encodes MEGECNDRNIQTVLSYAVAVVSISTDWIFATLPIFLLWNVQLDWRVKGSVMLMLGLGVFASIAPIVRLKYLIGLNDSTRLLQNLGNILAWASAEMNVGMFVANLPACHPLLKHAISQFSSWTGGSGSRSLSYGKSKKLGAQRLSRDPASKHWVELEEQPDDGRGCNGGGTKGSKGSPGVETRIYGELDTTVRGSMDGGDDGSGRMTVEGVRRDGMHVSVHREIKMEVNHWGRSQDTV
- a CDS encoding Lactamase-B domain containing protein; translated protein: MPIQQHLETRQPITTDPDVVKSLAKGGLSPDDIDYVIYSHVHWDHIGEPRDFPKSTFIVGHGALALLDGASISFRGGHSFFESNLLPRERTVELSEPSADTQNKDCPSRLPGDVSFRGSWRAHGHLPHVLDVFNDGSLLIVNAPGHLPGHINLLARTSESHQIYMGGDACHDRRLLTGEKAIGEWNDSNGHTCCIHADRKVAEETIERIRILEQKGVEVIFAHDIEWDDNPANKVRYFGAD
- a CDS encoding carboxymuconolactone decarboxylase, translated to MVFTPEQKKLKEVFDAEFGSAAFDESWARMLIHSPEMFAASVRLTAAPKKTSHLSPKIQALISLAVSAASTHLHLPNIHRHTRAALAAGATREEIVETLCLTSALGIHAATTGLPLLFEVLEERGEALPEDIATMSPHQLALKADFEAKRGYWHKMWEQMLVLAPDFFKAYTEFSSVPWTNEGGKGVLEPKVKELIYCAFDASATHMYSPGLRLHIRNVLDLGGTKEELMEVMELATLLSISTLDVGLEVLDQEMSNISL
- a CDS encoding MmsB, 3-hydroxyisobutyrate dehydrogenase and related beta-hydroxyacid dehydrogenase; this translates as MGIIAGAENASSTTDATKLIMECGTIETATILEVAKAAEDSRVSKQLTSIGIPVSGRPIGTQDGTLAFMAGTNNKAISPMVKSYLSHMGKPDAIFLYGDIGAGTAFKVINNCLSAITSLAASEALNIGSKMGLGVALLTGVINVSGGQCWVTSKSNLAPGIQADIPSSRGYEGGFRIELCAKVLGMGSQLAEMVGARTVLDKPTLEAFGEAMADERYKGKDARVVYKWLNESERK
- a CDS encoding 4-carboxymuconolactone decarboxylase; its protein translation is MSTDPKYDELHKQLFEEGLKVRRSVVGDEYVNRALENGSTEFSRAGQELVTEMCWGYAWTRPGLDKKQRSLINIGMLMALNRAPELAVHVRGARNNGLSELEIREAIIHATTYCGVPAGVDAMKTAEKVLNEMAEKGEMPRELGNRSERA
- a CDS encoding MmsB, 3-hydroxyisobutyrate dehydrogenase and related beta-hydroxyacid dehydrogenase; translated protein: MSRPDQWKKLGFIGLGAMGRPMMSHLARKLPADSNIWVYDVVEDLIDETCTEFPDRVFKAKSVKDVAIQADTIITMVPEGAHVRSVYLDPENGVCSTDISNKLLIDCSTIDTATSLAVKDHISEEFPSALFYDSPVSGGVIGAVKGTIAFFLGCAESDPNIERLTYLMGLMGGQVIPCGGPSLGLAAKLSNNYLSGVIAIACSEAFDMGMRSGLDPRTLAKVYAAGTAQNTICDKFCPVPHVYPEAPSSGGWKQGFKVQLMRKDFGLAVDMAKRVGARNVLGDVGLETYDGAAKDARCRDLDSRVVYRYLGGREDWQPKSNGA
- a CDS encoding Fungal-trans domain containing protein: MMSSPAMLDMQSSQHQPEMSHASMTFGQNSGYSLTALSMAAEYQALQGSMENGTAHDAMPTPMPSQPAPVAGTSHFPHTIISTEHAAQMYESTFGESLDSLTSFLDSEPLNSYHFASLINTEQPMPFFSPDSFAYSHQAMSETERVIGHTPNWRQAHVDEAPSLSRFGSRFPSLQPEDVAPEEPTHKRSLADLSHEDRQKMIEMLNQFSSVIPADFVLPTRLALCRYIAAYINGFHEHMPFLHLPTMSVDTCSIELLLALAAVGAQYTFEGEKGVELFNISRAIATHRIRKRDTRLVQLQYQSESDYSSPRDGDSQGRTPQRKSSVSGPLGLPSDTDSPLGEDLMQTAQALLLLMALCTWAKHREILREALAIQSILATLIRDDGLDIEPLHEDISWTDWVRRETVKRTKFIVYGFSNLHCIVYNIPPFMLTSEVKLPLPCTAAEFKASTEASWKEARKKSTPEVLFQDALKRLFSRQGRDVTEYNSSSGNYALIHALIQHVFFLRQVARCRFEGAGDLSPEDISSLENALRNWQIGWRQNPESSLNPMNRNGPVAFNSTALLRLAYIRLYVDTAGRALETRDPVLIANAFRAGPAIRRSPKITRAVLHSAHALSIPIKIGYRLVAKTQSFIWSIQHSLCTLECAYLMSKWLEALSDPHRDPPITEDEYKIIGIVKSMLDETEFAMPSQTVDDSPSFMRQLSAGVLRVWAMIFKGSQTWAIVDVIGSSLNLYADMLESG